aatttaacaaattgtaGCCATGTAGGTCCGGTTCATTCCACGTTTCGAATCGCCACTCCTTCAAGTACTGTATACCGTACCGGTCtaagaaaacagaacacaacCAAATGATGAGAATGTGTGGATCCATATTGTAGGCACGTGTAAATGTCTAGCTAACTTGCGTATCTTCCCACCAGTTGCTGCACCACATCAAACCAAAAAGCTGGTGAATAAGGTTGCCCCGAGCCATTTGGTATACCCATGAGCTCGAACCCGGGATAAAGATGAAGATTATGAAGATGATCCAACAACGCATCCAACTCGGTAAAGTTGTACCGAAACTGTTCCTGTTTCTTGGAACTGaaacgaatgaaatatttGACAAAAGGGGGACACAATGAGGCATGATATTTCGTTGCGAAATTGTAATTGTTGTACATGAATTAATGTTAAATTTCTTTCAGAGCAATCCTTGACATattgtttaaaagaaaatatttcattaaatgaatatattttacaacaaaGTTATCACAATCTGATGTACGCTTTCTGTCAGTTGTTCTACACTTTAGGGCATCTGGAGGAGATCGACCTAAGCGAAGTGGTCATCGCTTCAGAAGAAATTTTGAACCAATTGTAAGCGTGCCAATGAAACTAATTGTCATAATATAGTAATATTAGAAATTGAAAAGATTCTCCTAACTTTTTTTCGCCCTTCTGACAAATTATATTGCCATATACGTCCCAAACTTACACTTCGAGCAGCTCTAAAAGCCAATGGATCCGCACATGGCTTATACCACGATTCGGCAACGAGGCAATCAACTCCAGATTCATCATTGAGTCTCTCGATCGCCAAAAGATTCCACTTGTGTTTCGTGGCTCCGGTGGACATAATCCAGTACTGGTCCAAAAGGGTTTCATACGTCGAACGGTAGTAGCTAGTTCTTCTCGTGCAAGTTGTATTGAGCTATAGTTAAGTTCTGCTGTAGTAACCGATGAACTGCAACTAACAATAACCACGTGGCTCTCCATTGAGAAGAGATATGATAGTAATATTTTCTTCAACAGCAGCATAATCAGCAGTGGCAGCATCCACATTGTATCAGTCATTTTTCTGTTCCACACTGGGATTGGTTTCATAATCCATTTACATTCGTTACTCTTCGGCGCCATATCATATCGGTACTGTCGAGCAGTTTATACGCTCACCATGGTAACCAAGGAGGTTGATTGATCATATGGGGCTGTATGAACGTGAGGTTCACGGGAATGTTGACAATCGCGTACGGTAGATTCATCTTTTTAAGCGTTTGTCGGATAATGATTCCGTTCTTGCCATGTAAAAATCCCGCTGGGATATTCGTATCGCGATCGGTATTATCATGCACCATTTCAATGTAGTAATCAAAGTCATCTATCTCCGTGTCGTACTCTGTGACGATTATGGCTGCTCCACCAATCGCTTCTACATTGATCGCCTTCGTTAAAAAGGAACAATGGCTACAAGTAAAAAATTTATAAgctaatattaaaaacaatatgtaGAATAAAACAGAGATTTTaactgttgtaaaaaaaaactgtacatcATTAACACATTCAAAACCGTGTCACAATCGTGCAAGGCGTTTTCCATTGATCATCATCCGAATTCGGGCCTATTAATTGACTGCTTTCTGCTTTATACGTACCCACGCTCGACGAGTGCGATACTCCCAATCAACTCTTTGGCATTCTCGAATTTCGTCGAACACGCATCCGCCGGTATTGCCGGTACTAGCTTCCCTTGTGGAGATTTATACGAAATTCCGAACGTTCCTCCGAAATCTTTAGCTGGTCGCAATCGGTACGTGTACTCCAGGGCAGATGGTTCTAAAATTTCGAAAAATACATCTCCCGCAATTATGTCCTGCGTTCGTACGCCATCGCTCATGTGAAGGTTGTTTGCTacagaaaaacgaaaatcagTAGCACACAATGTAAGTGAACATACAGATCAAGGCCATCAATCTTGTGTCGTAAATACATACCACCACACCAGACGTACGATATTAAAGCCAGCCAGCAGATCGTGCTAGCACCAAATTGTAGTCCCATCTGTCGATGCCATATTCCAAATACCTGAGGCACCACAACGGATAAAGCGTGCCGCGTCATTACGTTTCTTTCCAGTACCTTCTACAGTTAACCTACCAAAGCGGGGAGcagcacggttttttttgcgaattttcaatgttcacAAACACctccagcaaaacaaatgatctACTATtagaatgcgttttttttcctcacttaCACGCCACGCATTAACTTCTTCACAAGGCAAAAGATAACACAAGCGAGTCCAATTTCTTGGCGTCGATTATCTTAAGATGATAATTCAACTTCGTGGACAGATTAGGGCAGTAGGAGAAGAGCAATTGATTAGCCGCAAACGTTGCGAAGTAATGAAATCGAAGCTGCAAACTTCGGTGCAAGCTGGGAAATAACTGATAATGCTTAATGATAACCCATTATTCTACAATACTTATGCTGTT
This region of Anopheles marshallii chromosome 2, idAnoMarsDA_429_01, whole genome shotgun sequence genomic DNA includes:
- the LOC128707543 gene encoding PRADC1-like protein, which encodes MTRHALSVVVPQVFGIWHRQMGLQFGASTICWLALISYVWCGANNLHMSDGVRTQDIIAGDVFFEILEPSALEYTYRLRPAKDFGGTFGISYKSPQGKLVPAIPADACSTKFENAKELIGSIALVERGHCSFLTKAINVEAIGGAAIIVTEYDTEIDDFDYYIEMVHDNTDRDTNIPAGFLHGKNGIIIRQTLKKMNLPYAIVNIPVNLTFIQPHMINQPPWLPW